The Gloeobacter morelensis MG652769 genome contains the following window.
GCTGAGCATCCATACCGGCAAGACCGTCGAGCAGATCGACAAGGACACCGAGCGCCTTTTTTACATGTCCCCGCAGGAAGCCGTTTCCTACGGCCTGATCGACAAGGTGCTCGAACCCAGTGCCAACAAGCTCGCCAAGCTCAAAGCGGTCGGTGCCCCGGTCTAGTTGAAGCCACCTCAAAGGAGATTTGCCATGCCCATCGGTATTCCCAAAGTTCCCTACCGCCTGCCGGGTGGCCAGAGCCAGTGGATCGACATCTTTAACCGCCTGGCCCTCGATCGGATCATCTTTTTGGGCCGCGAGGTCGACGATGAAATCGCCAACGCGATCATCGCCTCGATGCTCTACCTCGACTCCGAAGACCCCGAAAAGGACATCTTCCTCTACATCAACAGCCCCGGCGGTTCGGTGTCGGCGGGTCTTGCCATCTATGACACCATGCAGCACGTGCGCGCCGACGTGGCCACCATGTGCGTGGGTCTTGCGGCGAGCATGGGTTCGTTTTTGCTCACCGCAGGCGCCAAGGGCAAGCGCACCAGCCTGCCCCACTCGCGCATCATGATCCACCAGCCCCTGGGCGGCGCCCAGGGCCAGGCCACCGACATCGGCATCCAGGCCAAAGAGATCCTGTATACCAAAGATCGCCTCAACCAGATCCTCTCCGAACGGACCGGCCAGCCCCTCGAGCGCATCGAGCGCGACACCGATCGCGACTTTTTCATGTCCGCCGAGGATGCCAAGCAGTACGGCTTGATCGACCAGGTCGTCCAGCACCGCCCGGTCTGAATTCTGTGTGGCAGTTGATTGAAGATGGGCCGTGGAGCCGCTGGCAGTGCAATTTGCTCTGCGATTGGCCCCACGGTTTTTTTACGCGCCGCGCCCAGGGGGCGCCCCCGGGCGAACTGGCCTCGGTTCTTGGCCTGGAGCCGCACAGAGCCTATCGCCTCAAACAGATCCACAGCGCCCTGGTGCACCCGGCACCGGTAGAACCGGGCGCGTCGGGGGACGCGCTTTGGACTGGGCAGGCAGGCGAATCGGTCTGGGTAGGTAGCGCCGATTGCACGCCGATTTTGCTGGCCGACCCGGTCTCGGGGAAAGTCGCGGCCATCCACGCCGGTTGGCGCGGCACCGCCCAAGCGATCTTGCCCCTCACGATCGAGCAGCTGCGGCAGGCGGGGGCGGATCCGGCGGACCTGCTGTGTGCGATGGGGCCGGCCATCAGCGGCCGGGCCTACCAGGTCTCAGAACCCGTCGCTTTCGAAGTGACCGCCACGGTAAAGCAGGCGGCACTGGCGTTGCTGCCGGACGCCGAGCCTGGGAAGGTGCGCCTCGATGTGCGCGAAGTTAACCGCCAGCAGGCGTTGCAAAGCGGCCTGCGGGCCG
Protein-coding sequences here:
- a CDS encoding ATP-dependent Clp protease proteolytic subunit translates to MPIGIPKVPYRLPGGQSQWIDIFNRLALDRIIFLGREVDDEIANAIIASMLYLDSEDPEKDIFLYINSPGGSVSAGLAIYDTMQHVRADVATMCVGLAASMGSFLLTAGAKGKRTSLPHSRIMIHQPLGGAQGQATDIGIQAKEILYTKDRLNQILSERTGQPLERIERDTDRDFFMSAEDAKQYGLIDQVVQHRPV
- the pgeF gene encoding peptidoglycan editing factor PgeF, which encodes MWQLIEDGPWSRWQCNLLCDWPHGFFTRRAQGAPPGELASVLGLEPHRAYRLKQIHSALVHPAPVEPGASGDALWTGQAGESVWVGSADCTPILLADPVSGKVAAIHAGWRGTAQAILPLTIEQLRQAGADPADLLCAMGPAISGRAYQVSEPVAFEVTATVKQAALALLPDAEPGKVRLDVREVNRQQALQSGLRAERIAICAACTFGLPDWLHSYRREGGGKIQFSGIGPGPAV